In the genome of Hevea brasiliensis isolate MT/VB/25A 57/8 chromosome 14, ASM3005281v1, whole genome shotgun sequence, the window CCAATCCTATTATCAAGAAAATCTTCACCAAACAACTTGATTTTGTTAATAATCAAGGAAATTCTGTCAGAATATTTGGCGATGGATTCATCTTCTTGCATGCTTAGAGACTCAAAGTCCCTTTTCAGGTTCAAGATTTGCATCTGTCTAGTTCTATCACTTCCCTGATACTTATCTTTTAGCCTGTCTCATGCTTCTTTAGCAGTTTGGCATGCCATGATCCTAGGGAAGACTGAATCTCCCATAGAGTTTTGAATAAGTTTCTTGGCTTTGAACTTTTTGGTCTTTTCTTCAGAGTGGGCCTTGATTTATGCCAAGGTAGGGTTTGGTGGTAGTGGAGCCACTAGCTTACCTTCAACTACAACCTCCCATAGATCAAATGCCTCCAAGTAAGATTGCATCTTCACTGACCAAATTTGATAGTTTTCACCAATGAAGACTTGCGGAGTTAACAAGGAAAGGTTGCTAGTTGCCATTTCTGGTTAAAAGGGTGAGGGTTTTAAAGCAACTCTTGGTTTTCTCTCAAAACTCATAAGTCCTATAAGACCAactgaggctctgataccacttgttggAGTAAAAGTGTTTAAACGATTGGAATTTCTAGTTTTAGCAGTAGGCAAGAAAGTTTGCAATTTAAAAAGTTGAAAGATAGATAAAGCAACTGATCTGATTTTATTTCATTCAAAGTGCAGAATTTatacaagaaaaaataacaaATTACTCCTACTTTTATGGTCTGTTACAACTGAAATCATAACAAATGTAATCTAAAGTCCAGCAAAAACCAGCAAATCTTCATACTTGAGAGATTGCAACAACAACCTTCAAAGACCAAGTCTTCAGTGATTGGAACCTAGAATGTCAACATCTGAACAAATTCTTCATTATCAATTTTGAAAGACAAGGCAAGTTCAACTCCATTCCTCCTCCACCGTCCTCTCAAACTAGTGCCATGTTTGAGTTGAATCTCTTGCAGTGATGGGAAAAATGTAATTGATGGCAATGCCCAAAAGCAAGGCACCTCATCTGATATATACACCAAGGAAAAAAGCGTATCGAAACAAAGGGCTTTTAGAAAGGGGAGTTGATCCAAGGGTGGTAGTTGCTTCAATTTTTTGGCAAAAATAACGCTTAATTTCTACCAAATTAGTCATAGAAGACAACCAACTTGAAAATCTCTCACCCTTGAAATGTTCCACATTCAAGTGTTGTAAATTTGGATGAGGCTCAagcttttataataataattcacTCTTTTCAACTTCAATAATATCAGAAGGGCCCTCATCCACAACCAAAAGAGAAGGAAGCTTTGCCCAACATAACACCAAAGACTGAAGGTGTTTATTTTCCCTTAAATTCACTTGCTTGGACTGTAGCTCAACATTTTCCACTTTTTCAAGGTTTCAGAGTACGATCCTTCCCCTAAGTTGGTTTAGGCCATTCACTTCATTTAGCACAGCCCTCGAAGAGCCTTTATCCCATGCCACCACAAAATCTAATAGTTGACTCAAACAAGTTAGTTTCCCcaatccaattggcatgcatcgTAGATTCTCACATCCATCAATCATGAGGCACCAAAGACTGATCAATTTTTGATATCTCTTGGCAATTCTTGAAGAGATATACAATATGAGAGTATTAGAGTTTGCAAGTTTTGCAAATTAGTAATGGACTTTGGAAGCTTTTCCATACCAATATTAGAAATGCCAAGATATCTCAAATACTTCAATTTTGCTATTGAATTCGGCACTCTACAATATACATCTATTAAATTCAATGCACATAacttttcaaattttgaaataaTCATGTTTAAACCCTTTTTTGATCTTATAGTGTCAGGAACTCTTTCAAAAAATAATGTCCTCATGCCCTTGACTTTAACCAGCATCTCAATTTCATTGAAAGAAGATGGCCAATGTACATGATGGATTCTTTCACAAACATTTTCTACGGCAAAGTGCCTATCCTTTGCTATTGATTTTGCTAGGTCATGGATATGATCATGCATTTTATAATGGGACATCTTTTCTAACAGATGGAAGAATGATCAAGATAATAATTCATTGAAGTATTGATCTCCAATATCTTCTAAATTATCATCCATAGTTGAACAGACAATGTAGCCTTATGCTATCCATAAACGAATCAATGTTTCTTTATGGAATTCATAATCCTTTGGAAACATTGCACAAAAAGTAAGCATTGCCGTAAATAAATTGGCAAGTGATAGTAACTCAACTTCAGCACAGAAAAAACATTCCCATTTGTTTGATATGACCTCCATAAttcatttttaaaaaaagaaGACCACTCACTCTCTTTAGTTTTCAAATGCATGAGGCTTCCTAAACTCCTTTTTGCAAGTGGAACTCCTTTTTGCAAGTGGAGCTCCTTTACATTTCTTTACCATCTCTTTTCCAGTTTTTATTAGGTTAGGATTCGCTACACCATGCCCCTCTCCAAATGATAGTTTTTTAAATAAATCCCAAGCTTCATTTTCTGTTAGACCCTGCAAAACATATGGGATATCCACGCCCATGGCTGATGCAACTCTTGGGCTACGAGTGGTGACTAAAACTGTACTTCCTGGGTCACGCACTAACAAGTAATCTTTCAAACTATCCCATTTTTCCTTAACTTCATTCCATACATCATCTAGGACCAGCAAACACCTCTTCCCTTCTAAATTCCTTTTAAGACTATTATGCATTTTTTCTAGTTCTAAATTAGGCACTGCATCATTAGTTGCACATTCAAGGATCTTCTTAACTAGCAATTTCAcatcaaattcctcagaaacacaTACCCACATCTTCTTCTCAAAGTAATTTTGAACATTTTCATCATTATACACCAACTGAGCAAGTGCAGTCTTTCCTAAGCCTCCAATAACAACAATTGCGTTCACAGAAACATTTCCTTGACTAGTTAGAATCAACAATAACTTAATGATATTTTCCTTATTCATATGAGATTTCACTACAGAGGATGTCTCCCTTCCACGACTTTTATGCCTCACATCTATTATCATTTCTTTCTTCACTAAATTGAGGGTAGAAATTTCATTCTCTATCTTGTTTAGCTTCTATCTAATGTCCTTAACTCTACGGCCCAGCTTAGATCGAAGCCAAATTTGATTTGAGGAGGAAAAAAAGTTGCATACCTTCAAACAAAAACATTTATTAGTTACTTATGTGGACTCTCTCTATTTAATTAATACATGTTTGCGTGAGTTGCaattttaatatttcttccatatttttattaaaaacttttaaatataaacaataaaattttaatatcagaaatgtttcaattatttttcaaccTTTAGTTTTTCAACTAAATTTCAacctaaattatttaaaataatgaatttaggatctttatttattattttaagtaaAACTTATCTACAAATTAATACATcttaaaattaacttaaaattaaattaaaaggtaAGTTTTGTAAAACTAGGGTAAGGACAAAATGTATGAGAGTAAATGATGGGCATCTAATGTATAATATATTCACAAAATGAGTGTGGCAGATAAGCATGCTAGAAGGGATGTCTATCTGGTATTATAATAATAGATAAAATTAGGAAAGATTACATCTACCAAAGAATACACGTAGATATGAGGAATAAATTAAAAGGGCATAGATTAAAATAGTTTGATTATATCCAACATAAAGAACTAAATGCTCTTGTgctaaaatgtagaaaattagtGGTAGAAGTAACGGGGAGAAAAAGGGGAGACTTAAAATCATATAGAGAGAAGTAGCATCAAATgatctataattttttaatattaatgtgAAATTAATCTCAACTAGAGTTGAATAGCGTAAACAGATTTTTACAGCTAACCTCAACTAGTTAGATATTAAGGCTTAATTATTGTTATATTTGTGGGACTATTGGAAGATATATTATGAATTTTcacttgtaattaattttttagtaatatttgaaataattcgcattttctaaaatttttttaacctATTTTCAAGGCATTAGGTCAGTGGCTCAAAGATCTAGACCTGTTTGTCTGATTACTTATAATATAGAATATCATGATTTAAATCCAAACAATTCTTTTATGCTATGTTTGAatgttaatatttaaaataaggaatttaatttaatttattataaattattgataaattgtgaattttaaatattattattttatttattaaaaagattttagAGTGAATTTAAAATAACATCATTATATACATTATTTAATACACCAtagatattaaaataaaatttggaaatagtttATAGTGGTAAGGTTAGATAGCTAGAAAAAGGAGTGGAAGAATATATTGAAAAAATTTAGATAAAATAagaataaattttcaaaattttaaaaaatttaaataaaatttttacaaaatttgaaaatttgaccAATTATGCCAAGAATTAAATGTTTGGGTTGAATAGCCAAATggcaaaaatatttttattttttaggtcATTAGACTTATAAATatgcatatttttatttttatttttttcatttttttatgctaTTAAAATTCTCTCATCAACGTATGAAATATTGAAGCAAAGGATCGACCATATTACAATGAGCATGAGCAATATCTATAAAATGCATTTAAAATATACCTGTGTTGCAAAGTTTCCCCGGCTTTGGGCTTGCACCATCTTCTGCAAATCTTTAGTTTCAACCGTATCTACCAACTCTTCTGCCTCATACACAATGTCTTGAAGCCTCCGTAGCCAACTCTTTACTGCAAGGCTCTTCTCTCGCTTCTCCTCAGCATCTATAAGTACAGCTTTGATAGTGGTTAGAGAATTTTCAAGCCCCTTCAGATCATCTTTGGCACCACTTATCAATTCAATATCTTGGAAAGCAACTGACCCCACCTTTGCTATTACTTGTTCTGTGATATTGAAGGCAATTTCTTCGGCCATTTTTcaacaaaaattaatattttggaAGTGAAGAAAGATAAAGGAAATCGAGCAAATATAAAGAGAGCATCAACATTACTTTTGGCAGGAGAAGGAAGCAAGATATTTTCTCCATTTCAGAAAAAGTATAAAAAAAAGGAATTCATTATTTATAAATGTTTGaagattaaaagaaattcatcaactcaattataATATGATATTGACTACAATTTTCAACATTTTGATTTCAAGCAAAAAGTGAtaggattttaaattttcaagaattttaattcatttatttaactAAACTTAAGATActtctaattaaaaaaattttatctatttatataaGTCATAGAATTCAATAAACTAAGAAAGGAATATTAAaagaatatttataaattttagaatATCACAATGTAAAATATCAAGAAAAGAATATTAAAACCATTGTTATTAGAATCAAACTGAATTGATCGTTGATAtcgaattaattaaaaattgatcgttggtttgattcaatttaaataacaaactcaaaattttaaaaattgggaTGGACCCAGTCAACTCGGCCGGATTTAAATAATTTGATTAGTtcactttaaaaaataaataaataaaacttgaGTGCATGGGGATCAATCCTGTAAAGCACAATTGGATTGTCATAACCATCTAGACTAGGCATtgaaattggtcatttttcttcttcttcttatatatatatatatataaaagcataTTTATATagcatatttattaaattatttttattaatataacatAACAAATGAATGTTTTCTTATAATAATGAAagaaattaagatttatattttttttttacattgtGACATGatgttaataattattttattagtatattaacttgaattattaaataatattttaataatttattttgttaataTATTGACTTAAAATATTAGATTTAAATATAAGTAATTTTAGATGTTCTTATTAAATTATCAACTAATTTTGACATTAAGGTGAAGTCTAATAGTGAGGttttacaaattaaaaataatttttgcttAAATATATATGATAATATTAGAGGTTATttttgaaatttcatatatttgtaAATGGAATAAAGGTTAATTCCCCACTCAAATTAGCAATGAGGGCTAAGACATGACTGATTGACAAGATAAAAATGTAAAGGCATTTAAATAGAATAACGAATACTTAACACATATTGCCTATCATCTTCAATGATCTCCATAATTTGATATTAAACTGTCTATTATAGAATAGCATATATTTGACGTTAGCTGTTCTCATGCAACACTTGTAACTCCTTGACAAAGCTTTTGGCTGGAAAGAAGGAAGGCCTTCTACAGAAGAAAGCTTATCTATAATTTCTTTCACACCAAACAATATGAAAGAAAGCTTCACATAAGGTGCAAGCTTTATTTTCATGCATCTCAAGATCTATCCATATGTATAATTTTTCACTAGTTCATTGGTTTTTGTACCTTAACGTTTTATTTAAAACATCAACACCTTCATTCCTTCCAACACAACCGATTTACAGAATATTCCAATTGCCTACTCAACTACTCAAGCTGGTCGCTCACCAGTTGAGGGAGGTCAGTCTATTCTTAATGTTATTAGCCGTCACCTTGCATGAATCCAAGGTcaatgattttaaattttcagtggtTTCAAATGCTGCAACCTTGCACTGGTTTTATAGGAATTTGACACATTCAAAGAGACCAATCCTATCAACCCATAAATCAATTCCAATTATTTATCTATTAGATTGCAGTTTTGTGACAAATTTAGCagaagtagggatgaaagatcaTTGATGCTCTTTATGCCAGCATTAGTTAATCCACCACAGCATATTTCCAAAGACtgcaaatttttgaaattttgcaaTTCATTATATAAATTTTGCGCAAGGCCCCTGTTCAAGTTACGCAAAACTGAGGAATAAGTTGGGTTAATCTTGCAAATGGCAATGCCCAATGCTAAAGCATAGTGCCTTCAAGTGGGATCAAGCTATTATAGTTCCAAGCTCAATCATAGTACCTCCAGAGGCTGTCCACCGCCacccttttccttttccttttcctttaatTTTACTTTAACTTGATAGTTCTGATGGGCAATACATGGAGATGAGCCTATGATTAGTTCATAAGAGAAATGTAATTATCCTTGACACTAATGAATAAAGGATAATATCAGAACTTATCCCACCATCAAGTTGATAAACAATATTCTaaactattttttaaatattatcacACTAGAATATCAATAAAATGATGCTAGTTTCAGCAGTTTTTTTTATGATATATCAACATTTAACAAACCATAGTCAATAATTTGATGAATCAAATTACATTCAACAGCAACAACTATTGGAAGAATTGGAAGGTGGGAGCAACAACAACAACATATGAGACTTAGAAGCCAAGGTGGTAACAGAACAAGCAAGGTTATCACAGGGACCATTTTTTATGTGATTAAATACATTAATATCGTTTTCTCTTATATTATTCTAAAAGTTGTGGAGCTAAAAGCATTATAAAGCGAAATGCTAGATCGACGAAAAGCTACGTCTGTTGCATATATAAGCTTTAGAAAAATGGCAACACTAATTTCTTAATCTATTAATTTGGTAGATTTGATGGCTTAAAAAGTGAGGCTTTTGAAGGCTTTGAAAACTctaaaaaccttaactttattaaaaaaaaaaaaaaaaaaaaagcttaatgCTCTATTTCACCCCTTTAGTTATTGGGAAAGCTTAATTtacttattttcattttttttctaaattaactcaaaaattttaatttaagttcaacttaattcaaaaattaaaagaaaaagaaattaaactttttaatttttaggctatataaaaaaaaaaaactaaaaaaaatgaaCTTCTTAATTTTTTGCTTAAATctagaacttgagaaatttagctcataaattttaatttttgaactaaattaagtttaaattaaaatttttaaattaattttaaaaaatattaaaaaaaactaaattgAACATTTCCAATAAATACAGgggtgaaattgaaaaattttccattaaaaacACCTTCCCCAGAAAAACTTGCTACTTTAAAAATCATTACATTACCTTCAAAATTTCCTCCCAAACATAGTGTAAAAAGTGTTGTTAGAACTCTAATTAGGGATATGAAATTAGTTAGTTTggttttaaattaaatcaaattgaactaatcaaaaaatcaaaattaaaaattatgagaaCTAAATTGAATCAAAGTATATAGAAAAtcgaataaaattaaaatttttaattcggCTGATCAGTTTTGCTACTTCCTCTCCCTCAACAAACACAGTGGCCCTTAAATTACAAGCAAAAACAACAATACCCTCAAAATCACATACAAAATAATACATCACAAATAACATTTTAATATTTAAGGACTATCTCATTCACAAATTTTAAGGGCGTAAATTAAATAGACGACCCTCAACTTGGAAGTATATAATATTAAGatatctaaactttaatttataacATAAACCCCCTAATTTTCAATTCAAGTAACATTTTGTGAACTTCAGTAactaatttttaagttatttttgtTTGGTGAGACatttgtcaaattaaaaatttatatttttttattaatttgacacTTATAGGAAaaagttttaattaattaaatattttataattaatttctctCTAGATTCTATCCCTTGTTCTTATCCAAATTGCACAGATCGACACTTCAATAATCCAATATCTATTTACTCGAAACTATCAATCCGTgaagataaattttttttaatttgataaatgCTACATCAGCATAAATAACTTAATTAGAAACAAAATATTAAAGTTCACTATGGAGttttatattacttaaattaaaaattaaaaggttttgtgttataaattaaaatttagataccTTATTGTTATATCCTCTAAATTGAGTATTGTCTATACAATTTATCTGTTACAAAATCAAAATCCATAATTTATGAAAATCTATCCATCATCTTCAAGAGAATCAAAACTAAGAAATCATAAGTTTTtatttgtaaaactcaaaatcacAATAACAAAAGAATCAAAACCGATGTTGCAAATATCCAAATTGGGGAAAGGAAAGGCCACAAAAATGAATTCGAAAAGGCTTTCTTCTACCTTAACAAAGATGACGATAGCAAGAGGCTTTTATGTAGCATCAACGGCAGCAAGAGACAAGGCGATGATGGCAAGGGCAATGAAAACTGGCAGGGAATGAGAAATTTGAAAGACTTTGAGCTCAAGGGAATtagaaagaaaatgagaaatctgAATGTCTTTAAACTCAAGGAAACTAAGAAGGAAAGGAAAAGGAGAGCTGAACCAGTGAAGCTTACAAAGAATGAGCAATGGGTGCATAGGGATGGCAATTAGTAGGTACTACGAAAATCACCATATTGGAATCCATCTCAaaccttattattattatctaaataatactcaaatctatttaatttaatttattttaatttataatctgtatgaaaaatatattttattaaaaatttatattttataatttaataattctataaaaatatttaaattctatttatttaaaatataatcttaaaaatttataaatatcattaaaaaaattttatatttaattaattatttatataagcaGGCTCGGTGAACTAATATCTAACATGCAACACTCAAACTTAACTCGAACTCTGCATATGTATTATTCCTCAAAACTAAGAAATCAAAAGTTTTAATTTGCAAAACTCAAAATCACTATAACAAATGAATAAGAGCCCATGTTGCATATATCCAAATTTAATAAAGGTGAGGCAACAACAATGAAGTCGAAAAGGCTTTTTTCTACCTTAAGAAGAATGATGACAGCAAGAGGCTTGCATGTAGCGTCAACAGTAGCAAAAGACAAGGCGGTGATGGCAAGGGCAATGAAAATTGGAAGGGAATGAGAAATCTGAATGCTTTGAGCTCAAGGAAATCAAAAAGGAAATGAGAAATTTGAATGTCTTtaaaatcaaggaaactaggagGAGGAGGAGGGATGAATCAGTGAAGCTTACAGAGAATGAGAATGGGCAATGGAGGCATAGGGATGACAATGAGTACGGTACCCGAAAAATTTCCATATTCAAACCTATCCCAAACCAAATTATTACTACCCAAATAATACtcaaacatatttaatttatatatattttaattgataatctatatgaaaaatattttgtattaataatttatattttaaaatttaataattgtataaatatttaaattttattttagaaaaattattatttaatctttatattttaatgaaattaactacttggtccttgtattttaaaaaatacactaTTTAGTCTCAGTATTTTGCTTATGTTAAACTATTTAGCATCTCCAtcaaattttatgttatttatactattcaaactactatttagtttctatattttaaggaaactaattaattgatctcgtattttaaaaaatattgctatttagtccctctatttcataaaaactaattagttggtcaatatattttgaaaaatataatattttaaaaaattatttttcaaaatatattattggataaaaatagaaattttgctATGGGAAGACTAAATctgaatttgtatttttttttttgaaaattttaatttcttacatatCATTTTTGTGTTTTCTTTACTAGTAAATAATTTTCTTTGATTACTTAGAAATTTAGGAAAACTAAGTGGACAGCTTGTACCTTTTTTATCATCAGATGAAAACAAAGAGAGAATAAAGAGGAGGATGATATGGGTGTAGAGGAGAAGAAATATGGAGAGAGAGTGAGAAATAAGAAAAGATAAGAGAGAAATAAGGGGGAGAAGTTTAAGGTAGtttaagtataaaaaataattatgagactAAATAGTTAACGAAGTCAAATTATAAGGGCTAACTAATGTGTTTTTCTAAAATGTAGAGGCTAACTAATTAGTTTAACTAAAATAGAAGAACTAAATAATAGTTTAAGCAATATTGgctaacataaaaattaaaaaagaggCTAAACAATTGAAccgaaataaaatacaaagattaaatagtatatttttttaaaatacaaagaTCAAATAGTTAGTTCTATCAAAATACAagcattaaataaaaatttatccttctatttatttaaatataatacataaaattttataaatattattataaaaaattatttttatatttaattaattatttatataaaccaACCAAGAGCCATTCTTATGGGGGCAGCGCAGCATAAGCAGGGCAGGTAAAGGAAAGAAGAAATCAGGTTTATGTTTTTAAGTTTTTATGTGGAAAGGGAGTGGGCTAAGCTTGGTTAGGGGAAGAAAGCCAtgcttttttaagttttttttgtaGAATGCCCTAAACGCCTAGACTTCTATTTTTAAATGCCACCACCATCCTTTAGGCTGGGCTGGAGAAGGCCCACAATTTAAGCACAAatcagttgattttttttttttttatcaaattgaaTAGAAAATCGAACTTTCTAAAAATATATGAAATATATTGCACTGAATAAACTGAAAAACCAAATAGAAAAGCTCAATCataattgtttaattcaatatttcagtcATAATAGGTCATTGCACAACTCTACTCCTAATTCAATTAAACAAGAAATATCAATTTAAAACCCACAAATTAAACTCCAATTAAGGAAGAAAGCAGCAAAATACCCGCAAAAGAAAGGGTTTTGGAGCTTAAGAAGGAGTTGAAGTGAAGGGAAGCAAAATGATACTAGGGTAACGTCAACCAGTTTCAACTAATTAGTCGTAATATCCAACTGCTTTAATTTTAGTGATTTAAATcaattaatttcaaaaaaaaattagatgtaaattaattcattgaatattgaatttttaattttatgcagCTGGCTAAATAAGACTCAATTATCAACTTTTACCACTCATTATATTATGTTGGTTGAAAttgttaaaattttgattaaaattaattagcaAAATTCGCAAAAGCCACTAAAGtaaattacaaatttattaaAAGGTTTGGTCTTTTCTTTTTATTAGATTTTTTAAGTTCAGCACTTAAAATACCAAGATTTAAGTCGCACAATGTTGTAAATAGAAAAATGTATGATATCTTAATTGATTGCTGATTAAGTTTTATATTGGACGAAATGGGTCTCTTTTTTTCTGGGATATTTCATTAATAAGGCATGCTTGGCTGTTGGTTTTTTTAGTGGGTGTTGTTTTCGAGAAACTTTTGCTTAGTCCGATTCATTAtaaactcaaaatataaatatgtgaatAGGTAAATCACATCATTAATAGGTGAATCACATCATTAATGTTATATCTTGGGTCTACGATAAACTAGTTTTAGGTAAGAAAAATCCGTAATGTTCAATGTTCTAAAAGTTTGTTCAACAAAGATTGTTTCCTTGTAAGGGAAAAAAAAGCAGTTATTTTGGGGAATCTCTCGTTTATTTTTTCATTCATTAAAGAATAAGTAGAGGAACTTTGCATTCTCAAATGTGTTTAGATTGATCATATCTATTAATTATTGATCTCATTAACCAATTGAAATAGATTTGATGCAATTTGCATTGGTGCAAGCCTAACCTTCCAACTTGAAAGACTCATGTTGTAGCTAGGTGACAATAACGCATTATCTAATTATAAAATTGTCCAGTGGTAAAGTAAAAAAGGAAAAAGTATCAATTAACTTATTGGTTTTCCAATACAAATCTTGATGGATTTTTGGTCTTTTTCAATCATTTTCTCTATCGAACGTAATTAGGACGACAATAGCTAAATTttgacattaaaaaaaaaaaaaaccttatacTTATGGATCATGGCTCTGCTAATAGACAAGCAGTCAAATCTTGCGAGTTGAGTAATATAACATGATATGGACATTATCATCAAGTGAGTTTATGTTATCTAATCAGGGTTTATATGCTCAATTTCGCATAAATGGGGAGCTAAATTGAATCTAATCAAAGATCAGATGTTAAAACTCGCTCTCCCTTTATAGTTGAGGGATTAATTGGACCTTTGACCATAAAAAATATGGGTACATGAggcatatttaattaaaaaaaaaaaaaaaatttattaggtgggctaaattaatatatatcaagTTCGAACCAGGTGGCGATGACATTGTTGTTAGACAAATCAATTATGGCTAACTGATCGGTGGTCTTtggaaagatttatggttattatATGTATGTTGAGTTTTCAAACGTTTTAATGCCTATTTATGTTTTTCAATtgataattattttctaaaaaatttaaCAGGTGTTTATGTAATTATTACAGACGGTCAttcaattttataaatattttcataaaagttatttaactttaatttcttttataaaacttactaaattttaatttgatttcataaaaaTCAATATGaccgaaaatttaaaattttgtggcTAATCTATTAACTCGTtaactattttacaaataaaattatctaACTAGTGGTTA includes:
- the LOC110656445 gene encoding disease resistance protein RGA2-like → MAEEIAFNITEQVIAKVGSVAFQDIELISGAKDDLKGLENSLTTIKAVLIDAEEKREKSLAVKSWLRRLQDIVYEAEELVDTVETKDLQKMVQAQSRGNFATQKEMIIDVRHKSRGRETSSVVKSHMNKENIIKLLLILTSQGNVSVNAIVVIGGLGKTALAQLVYNDENVQNYFEKKMWVCVSEEFDVKLLVKKILECATNDAVPNLELEKMHNSLKRNLEGKRCLLVLDDVWNEVKEKWDSLKDYLLVRDPGSTVLVTTRSPRVASAMGVDIPYVLQGLTENEAWDLFKKLSFGEGHGVANPNLIKTGKEMVKKCKGAPLAKRSSTCKKEFRKPHAFEN